A DNA window from Streptomyces canus contains the following coding sequences:
- a CDS encoding PaaI family thioesterase has translation MGRTRTYQWDDPAISAEAAGRMAGIDFLREVQAGRLPPAPISHAVDFALDEVEPGRAVFSLTPAEEHYNPIGSMHGGVFATLLDSAAGCAVQSLLPQGMAYTSLDLTVKFLRRVTVDTGPVRAIGTVVNKGRQTALAQAQLVDANDRLLAHATSSCMLFPVPAPRV, from the coding sequence GTGGGGCGAACGCGTACGTATCAATGGGACGATCCCGCGATCTCGGCGGAGGCCGCCGGGCGCATGGCCGGCATCGACTTCCTGCGCGAGGTGCAGGCCGGCCGGCTTCCGCCGGCGCCGATCAGTCACGCTGTCGACTTCGCCCTGGACGAGGTGGAGCCCGGCAGGGCGGTCTTCTCGCTGACGCCGGCGGAGGAGCATTACAACCCGATCGGCAGCATGCACGGCGGCGTCTTCGCCACGCTGCTCGACTCGGCGGCGGGCTGCGCCGTCCAGTCGCTTCTCCCGCAGGGGATGGCGTACACCTCGCTCGACCTGACGGTGAAGTTCCTGCGGCGGGTCACCGTGGACACCGGCCCGGTGCGTGCCATCGGCACAGTCGTCAACAAGGGCCGTCAAACCGCCCTCGCCCAGGCCCAGTTGGTCGACGCGAACGACCGTCTCCTCGCCCACGCCACCAGCAGCTGCATGCTCTTCCCGGTACCCGCCCCTCGGGTGTGA
- a CDS encoding winged helix-turn-helix transcriptional regulator has protein sequence MEWLEASTENCPVQRTLDVIGEKWTLLILRDAVNGVRRFDDFHRHIGLSEAVLSDRLRKLTSAGILKTVPYREPGSRPRNEYRLTRKGWDLWPVLMALTQWGETYALGPEGPVLDVRHTDCDAPVRVVVECSADHSALTPREVTARLGKGARLRS, from the coding sequence ATGGAGTGGCTTGAGGCGAGCACGGAGAACTGCCCCGTCCAGCGCACGCTCGATGTGATCGGGGAGAAATGGACGCTGCTGATCCTGCGTGACGCCGTCAACGGCGTTCGCCGCTTCGACGACTTCCACCGCCACATCGGCCTCTCGGAAGCCGTGCTCAGTGACCGCCTCCGCAAGCTGACCTCGGCCGGCATCCTGAAGACGGTCCCCTACCGGGAGCCCGGCAGCCGCCCCCGCAACGAATACCGCCTGACCCGCAAGGGCTGGGACCTGTGGCCCGTTCTGATGGCACTGACCCAGTGGGGCGAGACATATGCCCTCGGTCCGGAGGGGCCTGTCCTGGACGTCCGCCACACCGACTGCGACGCCCCGGTCCGCGTCGTCGTCGAATGCTCCGCGGACCACTCCGCTCTCACTCCCCGTGAAGTCACCGCCCGGCTGGGGAAGGGCGCCCGCCTCCGGTCCTGA
- a CDS encoding AMP-binding protein, with protein sequence MTTTPQVVLYTSGATGRPKGAELRHRNVYDNTLAGVDLFAADFARPDTYCVSPSAGPRPRPRGRWIRTGGGRPSPAGR encoded by the coding sequence GTGACGACGACACCGCAGGTGGTCCTCTACACCTCCGGCGCGACCGGCCGGCCCAAGGGCGCGGAGTTGCGTCACCGCAACGTGTACGACAACACGCTCGCCGGCGTCGACCTGTTCGCCGCCGACTTCGCGCGCCCCGACACGTACTGCGTCTCACCGTCGGCCGGCCCGCGACCGCGACCGCGAGGTCGATGGATCAGGACCGGAGGCGGGCGCCCTTCCCCAGCCGGGCGGTGA
- a CDS encoding NADP-dependent oxidoreductase, which produces MKAFVVEKYGKDGVHAADVPEPTVGDRDVLVRVSAASINPLDKMVRNGEFKQLLKYKPPFVLGHDVAGVVTRVGSAVHGFEVGDEVYARPRDLRIGGFAEFIAIDMDDVAPKPASLTLQEAAAVPLVALAAWQILVDRAHVRPGQKVLIHAGAGGLGSTVIQLAKHLGATVATTTSTDTEKLVRSLGADVVVDYTKEDFSKVLAGYDLVLDSVGGANLEKSLTVLKPGGLAIGVVGPPDAGFAEQLGAPSFMGLVMSVLSRKIRKKARALGVRYQFFFMRADGSQLRRLGALYDSGKLHPVIDSTFPFDQTLEAMAYVEQGRTKAGKVVVSMVPDND; this is translated from the coding sequence ATGAAGGCTTTCGTCGTCGAGAAGTACGGCAAGGACGGAGTACACGCGGCAGACGTACCCGAGCCGACGGTCGGAGACCGCGACGTCCTGGTCAGAGTGAGCGCCGCCAGTATCAATCCGCTGGACAAAATGGTCCGCAACGGGGAGTTCAAGCAGCTCCTGAAGTACAAGCCTCCCTTCGTGCTCGGCCACGACGTGGCCGGCGTCGTGACGCGGGTCGGCTCCGCCGTACACGGCTTCGAAGTCGGCGACGAGGTCTACGCCCGGCCGCGCGACCTGCGGATCGGCGGCTTCGCGGAGTTCATCGCGATCGACATGGACGATGTCGCCCCCAAGCCGGCCTCCCTCACCCTCCAAGAGGCAGCCGCCGTGCCGCTGGTGGCCCTGGCCGCCTGGCAGATCCTCGTCGACCGGGCCCATGTGCGGCCGGGACAGAAGGTGCTCATCCACGCCGGTGCCGGTGGCCTCGGCTCGACGGTCATCCAGCTCGCCAAGCACCTCGGCGCCACGGTCGCCACGACCACGAGCACCGACACGGAGAAGCTGGTCAGGAGTCTCGGCGCCGACGTCGTCGTCGACTACACCAAGGAAGACTTCTCGAAGGTGCTGGCCGGCTACGACCTGGTGCTGGACTCCGTGGGCGGAGCGAACCTCGAGAAGTCGCTGACCGTGCTGAAGCCCGGCGGTCTGGCCATCGGTGTCGTCGGTCCGCCGGACGCCGGCTTCGCCGAGCAGCTCGGCGCCCCCTCATTCATGGGCCTGGTCATGAGCGTCCTCAGTCGCAAGATCCGCAAGAAGGCCAGGGCGCTGGGCGTGCGCTATCAGTTTTTCTTCATGCGGGCCGACGGCTCCCAGCTGCGCAGGCTCGGCGCCCTCTACGACAGCGGGAAGCTCCACCCGGTCATCGACAGCACCTTCCCGTTCGACCAGACGCTCGAGGCGATGGCCTACGTCGAGCAGGGCCGCACCAAGGCGGGCAAGGTCGTGGTCTCGATGGTGCCCGACAACGACTGA
- a CDS encoding enoyl-CoA hydratase/isomerase family protein, giving the protein MTDTAAAEILADVHRGVGRILLNRPKALNALTTDMVAAIDRRLAEWEGTPLSAVVLASTSTKAFCAGGDIRTIREHSLAGDAEASERFFASEYRLNARIAEYPVPVVSLIDGLCMGGGLGLSVHGGFRVVTERAVLAMPETGIGFFPDVGASYFLPRLPGAIGMYLGLTGHRLDAADTLYTGLATHFVPADGLDAVGDALAENPGDPVDVVLNRLGSRSPAAESRLAEARGEVDWAFGAATLGEIEKRLRHLDTPWAAGALAALESASPQSLEITHALLSRGRQRTLRECLAAELALARTTIRTPDFLEGVRAALVDKDRTPDWQRVALGGRTSPS; this is encoded by the coding sequence ATGACTGACACCGCTGCCGCAGAGATTCTCGCCGACGTCCACCGGGGCGTGGGCCGCATCCTGCTGAACCGGCCCAAGGCGCTCAACGCCCTGACCACGGACATGGTCGCCGCCATCGACCGCCGGCTCGCCGAGTGGGAGGGCACCCCGCTGTCCGCCGTGGTGCTCGCGAGCACCAGCACGAAGGCGTTCTGTGCCGGTGGAGACATCCGCACGATCCGCGAGCACAGCCTCGCCGGGGACGCCGAGGCCAGTGAGCGGTTCTTCGCGTCCGAGTACCGGCTCAACGCCCGGATCGCCGAATATCCCGTGCCGGTCGTGTCGCTCATCGACGGCCTGTGCATGGGCGGCGGTCTCGGTCTGTCCGTCCACGGCGGCTTCCGCGTCGTCACCGAGCGCGCGGTGCTGGCGATGCCCGAGACCGGGATCGGGTTCTTCCCGGACGTCGGAGCCAGCTACTTTCTGCCGAGGCTGCCCGGCGCGATCGGCATGTACCTGGGACTGACGGGGCACCGGCTCGACGCGGCCGACACCCTGTACACAGGGCTGGCCACGCACTTCGTCCCCGCCGACGGGCTCGACGCGGTCGGCGACGCGCTGGCCGAGAACCCCGGCGATCCGGTGGACGTGGTCCTGAACCGTCTCGGCAGCCGTTCCCCGGCAGCGGAGAGCAGGCTGGCGGAGGCACGCGGGGAAGTGGACTGGGCGTTCGGCGCGGCGACCCTCGGCGAGATCGAGAAACGCCTGCGTCACCTCGACACCCCCTGGGCGGCAGGCGCACTGGCCGCGTTGGAGTCCGCCTCGCCGCAGAGCCTGGAGATCACTCACGCCCTGCTGTCCCGGGGCAGGCAACGCACGCTGCGCGAGTGCCTCGCCGCTGAACTCGCCCTCGCGCGTACGACCATCCGCACGCCGGACTTCCTGGAGGGCGTCCGTGCGGCCCTGGTCGACAAGGACCGCACCCCCGACTGGCAGCGTGTGGCGCTCGGCGGACGGACATCGCCGTCCTGA
- a CDS encoding acyl-CoA dehydrogenase family protein produces MHLDHTPEQQRLRIELRTYFAELVPDNAHARFTDRDAQKRFYRDTIRRLGTDGWLGVGWPKEYGGRGLTAMEQFIFFDEAAQAGVPLPLMALNTVGPTIMRYGTEEQKSWFLPRILSGEIDFAIGYSEPGAGTDLASLKTRAVRDGDEYVVNGHKIWTTNGDTADWVWLAVRTDPDAPPHKGITMLLMPTTDPGYSCTVINTLASHDTTASYYENVRVPVSHRVGEENQGWRLITNQLNHERVTLAAHGTMAIRALHDVQRWATETKLADGRRVIDLPWVRRRLAQTHTRLDALKLLNWRMVNAVEDGTLTPQDASAVKVYGSEARRDAYAWLMEIVAAAGALKEGSAGAVLHGELERGYRSAVIFTFGGGNNEIQREIISWIGLGMPRVRR; encoded by the coding sequence GTGCATCTCGACCACACACCCGAGCAGCAGCGGCTGCGCATCGAACTGCGCACCTACTTCGCCGAGCTCGTCCCGGACAACGCGCACGCCCGCTTCACCGACCGCGACGCCCAGAAACGCTTCTACCGGGACACCATCCGGCGCCTTGGAACGGACGGCTGGCTCGGCGTCGGCTGGCCCAAGGAGTACGGCGGCCGCGGCCTGACCGCCATGGAACAGTTCATCTTCTTCGACGAGGCCGCCCAGGCCGGCGTACCCCTGCCGCTGATGGCCCTCAACACCGTCGGGCCGACGATCATGCGGTACGGCACCGAGGAGCAGAAGTCCTGGTTCCTGCCGCGCATCCTGTCCGGGGAGATCGACTTCGCGATCGGCTACAGCGAGCCCGGCGCGGGCACCGACCTGGCCTCCCTGAAGACGCGCGCGGTGCGGGACGGTGACGAGTACGTCGTCAACGGGCACAAGATCTGGACCACCAACGGCGACACCGCCGACTGGGTCTGGCTCGCCGTGCGCACCGACCCGGACGCCCCGCCGCACAAGGGCATCACCATGCTCCTGATGCCGACCACCGACCCCGGTTACTCCTGCACCGTCATCAACACCCTCGCCTCGCACGACACCACGGCCAGCTACTACGAGAACGTCCGCGTCCCCGTCTCGCACCGGGTCGGCGAGGAGAACCAGGGCTGGCGGCTGATCACCAACCAACTCAACCACGAGCGGGTCACCCTTGCCGCCCACGGCACCATGGCGATCCGCGCCCTGCACGACGTGCAGCGCTGGGCCACGGAGACCAAGCTCGCCGACGGCCGCCGTGTGATCGACCTGCCGTGGGTGCGCCGCCGCCTCGCCCAGACCCACACCCGCCTCGACGCGCTCAAGCTCCTGAACTGGCGGATGGTGAACGCCGTGGAGGACGGCACCCTCACCCCGCAGGACGCCTCCGCGGTCAAGGTCTACGGCTCCGAGGCCCGCCGGGACGCCTACGCGTGGCTCATGGAGATCGTCGCGGCGGCCGGCGCACTGAAGGAGGGCTCGGCGGGCGCAGTCCTCCACGGCGAGCTGGAGCGGGGCTACCGCTCAGCGGTGATCTTCACCTTCGGCGGCGGCAACAACGAGATCCAGCGGGAGATCATCTCCTGGATCGGTCTGGGTATGCCTCGGGTACGGCGGTAG
- a CDS encoding ferredoxin yields MTTSTSQQELFQFLEDRFACAQACTECARACALRASLVDPDGTEEQELLRRKGIMCAEVCDATCRVLSEDNHLDEAGIRVQLEWCRSVCLECAQVLDRHAGAEDAAKACRECAQACTDFMATLV; encoded by the coding sequence GTGACGACTTCGACTTCCCAGCAGGAGCTCTTCCAGTTCTTGGAGGACCGCTTCGCGTGCGCCCAGGCGTGCACCGAGTGCGCGCGGGCCTGTGCGCTGCGTGCGAGCCTGGTCGATCCGGACGGGACCGAGGAGCAGGAACTACTGCGACGCAAGGGCATCATGTGCGCCGAGGTGTGCGACGCCACCTGCCGCGTGCTGTCCGAGGACAACCATCTCGACGAGGCCGGCATCCGTGTCCAGCTGGAATGGTGCCGGTCGGTCTGCCTGGAGTGCGCGCAGGTCCTCGACCGGCATGCCGGCGCCGAGGACGCCGCCAAGGCGTGCCGCGAGTGCGCCCAGGCCTGCACGGACTTCATGGCGACCCTCGTCTGA
- a CDS encoding DUF6479 family protein → MNQALNTEWMDMAAGRGALAAGVIAAGVVVVAVLIGAFWLGVRVKRRESPPPTPEEQPRMPEGGPVREVRENREPDEVPRSDTRLTPHELPGHGNSPTRTGPAQERPRWNEGSSGSFGSGGPGRG, encoded by the coding sequence ATGAACCAAGCCCTGAACACCGAATGGATGGACATGGCCGCGGGCCGGGGCGCCCTTGCGGCCGGAGTGATCGCGGCGGGTGTGGTGGTCGTGGCGGTGCTGATCGGCGCCTTCTGGCTGGGCGTCCGCGTCAAGCGCCGCGAGTCGCCGCCGCCCACCCCCGAGGAACAGCCGAGGATGCCGGAGGGCGGGCCGGTCCGTGAGGTCAGGGAGAACCGTGAGCCCGACGAGGTGCCCAGGAGCGACACCCGGCTGACCCCGCACGAGCTTCCGGGCCACGGCAACAGTCCGACCCGGACGGGCCCGGCACAGGAACGGCCTCGTTGGAACGAGGGCAGCAGCGGCTCGTTCGGCAGTGGCGGGCCGGGGCGCGGCTGA
- a CDS encoding glycoside hydrolase family 15 protein, translated as MSTPFPPHALHDYALLADGERGALIGPDGAIGWMCAPTWHDEAVFSDLVGGRGAYAVTPTGRYVFGGYYEEGTLIWRSRWVTDDGIVECREALAFPGDPDRLVLLRQLRAVDGPARLSVVLDPHSGYGTAPVESVRRSDDGVWELRTGSHRLRWQGAPQAVAGGRGLTADIELKPGERHELVLECAVSPLPADLPKPERAWAATEAAWHETVPALDDTAAPGDARRAYAVLRGLTTQDGGMVAAATTSLPERAEEGRNYDYRYVWIRDQSYAGQAAAAVGAHDLLDAAVDFVTARLHADGSRLVPAYTVHGDPVPAQRELDLPGYPGGFDRVGNQVGEQFQLDCFGEALLLLAAAERHGRLDEGHWKAVEIAVRAIADRWRQPDAGIWELSDRPWTHSRLICVAGLRAVASAAPRRPLADTCTALADTLLDAVERTCLHPDGHWQRTPDDPSVDAALLLPGVRGALPAADPRTRATLAACRRELAEDHYLYRFRHDERPLEEAEGAFLLCGFVMALAEHQQGRTVEAFRWFERNRGACGASGLYAEEFDIAQRQLRGNLPQAFVHALLLETAARLGE; from the coding sequence ATGAGCACCCCCTTCCCGCCCCATGCGCTGCACGACTACGCGCTGCTGGCCGACGGAGAGCGCGGGGCGCTCATCGGGCCCGATGGCGCCATCGGGTGGATGTGTGCGCCCACCTGGCACGACGAGGCTGTCTTCAGCGACCTGGTCGGGGGGCGGGGCGCGTACGCCGTCACTCCCACCGGCAGGTATGTCTTCGGTGGCTACTACGAAGAGGGCACGCTCATCTGGCGCAGCCGCTGGGTCACCGATGACGGAATCGTCGAGTGCCGTGAGGCGCTGGCCTTCCCCGGCGACCCGGACCGGCTCGTCCTGCTCCGGCAGCTGCGCGCGGTCGACGGGCCCGCCCGCCTCTCCGTGGTCCTCGACCCGCACAGCGGGTACGGCACAGCACCGGTCGAGTCCGTCCGCCGGAGCGACGACGGAGTGTGGGAGCTGCGCACCGGCAGCCACCGATTGCGCTGGCAGGGCGCCCCACAGGCCGTCGCCGGGGGGCGGGGCCTCACCGCCGACATCGAGCTGAAGCCCGGCGAGCGGCATGAACTGGTCCTGGAGTGCGCCGTATCCCCACTGCCGGCCGACCTTCCCAAGCCGGAGCGGGCCTGGGCGGCGACCGAAGCGGCCTGGCACGAGACGGTCCCCGCGCTGGACGACACCGCCGCACCCGGTGACGCGCGGCGGGCGTACGCCGTCCTGCGCGGCCTCACCACGCAGGACGGGGGCATGGTCGCGGCGGCGACGACCAGCCTGCCGGAGCGCGCCGAGGAGGGGCGCAACTACGACTACCGGTACGTGTGGATCCGCGACCAGAGCTACGCCGGACAGGCCGCTGCCGCCGTAGGAGCCCACGACCTGCTCGACGCCGCCGTCGATTTCGTCACCGCACGCCTGCACGCGGACGGCTCCCGCCTCGTTCCCGCCTACACCGTGCACGGCGACCCGGTCCCCGCCCAGCGCGAACTCGACCTGCCCGGCTACCCCGGCGGGTTCGACCGCGTCGGCAACCAGGTCGGCGAGCAGTTCCAGCTCGACTGTTTCGGCGAGGCCCTGCTGCTGCTCGCGGCCGCCGAACGCCACGGGCGTCTCGACGAGGGCCACTGGAAGGCCGTCGAGATCGCCGTGCGGGCCATCGCCGACCGCTGGCGCCAACCGGACGCCGGTATCTGGGAGTTGAGCGACCGGCCCTGGACCCACAGCAGGCTCATCTGCGTCGCCGGTCTACGGGCCGTGGCCTCCGCAGCGCCTCGCCGTCCACTCGCCGACACCTGCACCGCCCTGGCCGACACCCTCCTCGACGCCGTCGAGCGGACCTGCCTCCACCCGGACGGCCACTGGCAGCGGACTCCGGACGACCCGTCGGTGGACGCCGCCCTGCTGTTGCCCGGCGTGCGCGGCGCCCTGCCCGCCGCCGACCCGCGTACCCGGGCCACTCTCGCCGCGTGCCGGCGCGAACTGGCCGAGGACCACTACCTCTACCGCTTCCGCCACGACGAGCGGCCTCTGGAAGAGGCCGAGGGCGCCTTCCTGCTGTGCGGGTTCGTCATGGCGCTCGCCGAACACCAGCAGGGCCGGACCGTCGAGGCGTTCCGCTGGTTCGAACGCAACCGCGGCGCCTGCGGCGCGTCCGGTCTGTACGCCGAGGAGTTCGACATCGCCCAGCGTCAGCTGCGCGGCAATCTCCCGCAGGCCTTCGTCCACGCACTGCTGCTGGAGACGGCCGCCCGGCTCGGTGAGTGA
- a CDS encoding MFS transporter produces MNVTTPASGSADRRAATLVMACLGVFAAYLPVTTVAVSLPAIQSALGATTAQLSWVQDAFVLPMAAFILTAGVVGDVYGRKKVFQAGLLFSVAGAVVALSAQSVQVLWIGQGLAGLGAATLLPTTLALISHAVPDHRERGKFIGLWATSLMAALAVGPIVAGVILDHFAWRWIYLLAIPVSLLATVFAARLLTDSRASYGRRLDWPGQLTATVAVTALVYGVIEGGADSFTAPKVLTALAVAVVAGVAFVLAERRSDSPMLDLTLFRSPAFTATTLVAMIAFLALIGFFFLLSLYFGMVQQLGTLQAGWRMLVVTACAILVGGPVGRLMHRVSARVLITGGLIVVSASLFSLTGVGADTSFVSLAWRLAPLGLGMGAVMTPMTATAVASVPHHLAGMAAAGNNAFRQLGGALGPAVLGALLTTRALDSFPAHLADAGMTGAAGERISTAADQGGLGAVAGLDLGADRGRVMGALGEAFLDGLRLCLTVAGSLTLLAAVVAVVLLRRPRGAGAGHTQVAASGGAGGAASVEVVVEV; encoded by the coding sequence GTGAATGTCACGACTCCGGCAAGCGGGTCGGCGGACCGGCGGGCGGCCACGCTCGTCATGGCCTGCCTCGGCGTCTTCGCCGCTTATCTGCCGGTCACCACGGTCGCCGTGAGCCTGCCCGCCATCCAGTCGGCGCTCGGCGCGACGACCGCCCAACTGTCGTGGGTCCAGGACGCGTTCGTCCTGCCCATGGCCGCGTTCATCCTGACCGCAGGTGTCGTCGGCGACGTCTACGGGCGCAAGAAGGTGTTCCAGGCCGGGCTGCTGTTCTCCGTGGCCGGTGCCGTCGTCGCGCTCAGCGCGCAGTCGGTGCAGGTGCTGTGGATCGGGCAGGGTCTCGCCGGACTCGGCGCGGCCACGCTGCTGCCCACCACGCTGGCGCTGATCAGTCACGCGGTGCCCGACCATCGGGAGCGCGGAAAGTTCATCGGCCTGTGGGCCACCTCGCTCATGGCGGCGCTGGCCGTCGGACCGATCGTCGCCGGAGTGATCCTCGACCACTTCGCCTGGCGCTGGATCTACCTGTTGGCGATCCCCGTCTCGCTGCTCGCGACCGTCTTCGCGGCACGGTTGCTGACCGACTCGCGCGCGTCCTACGGGCGGCGGCTGGACTGGCCGGGCCAGCTCACCGCCACGGTGGCGGTCACCGCCCTGGTCTACGGCGTCATCGAGGGCGGCGCCGACTCCTTCACCGCCCCGAAGGTGCTGACGGCCCTCGCGGTGGCCGTCGTGGCCGGTGTCGCCTTCGTGCTCGCCGAACGGCGAAGTGACAGTCCGATGCTCGACCTCACGCTGTTCCGCAGCCCGGCCTTCACCGCGACCACGCTTGTCGCGATGATCGCGTTTCTCGCGCTGATCGGCTTCTTCTTCCTGCTCAGTCTGTACTTCGGGATGGTGCAGCAACTCGGCACCCTGCAGGCCGGCTGGCGGATGCTGGTGGTGACCGCCTGCGCCATCCTGGTCGGCGGGCCCGTCGGGCGCCTTATGCACCGGGTCTCCGCGCGCGTGCTGATCACGGGCGGTCTGATCGTCGTCTCCGCCTCGCTGTTCTCGTTGACCGGTGTCGGCGCGGACACCTCTTTCGTCTCGCTGGCCTGGCGGCTGGCGCCGCTGGGGCTGGGAATGGGGGCCGTCATGACGCCGATGACCGCGACGGCCGTGGCCTCCGTGCCGCATCACCTGGCCGGTATGGCCGCGGCGGGCAACAACGCCTTCCGTCAGCTCGGCGGTGCGCTCGGCCCTGCCGTTCTGGGGGCGCTGCTGACCACCCGGGCGCTGGACAGCTTCCCGGCCCACCTCGCCGACGCCGGGATGACCGGGGCGGCGGGGGAGCGGATCTCGACCGCGGCTGACCAAGGTGGACTGGGCGCGGTCGCCGGGCTCGACCTCGGAGCGGACAGGGGGCGCGTCATGGGCGCCCTGGGGGAGGCCTTCCTGGACGGGCTGCGGCTGTGCCTGACGGTCGCGGGTTCGCTCACGCTGCTGGCCGCGGTGGTGGCCGTCGTTCTGCTGCGCCGGCCCCGGGGTGCGGGGGCAGGGCACACCCAGGTTGCCGCGTCGGGTGGGGCGGGGGGTGCGGCGTCCGTCGAGGTGGTGGTTGAGGTGTGA
- a CDS encoding Lrp/AsnC family transcriptional regulator: protein MPDEIDRKILRALHYSPRASFRLIGEVAGVSEQTAARRYQALRREGVMRVIGLINPEAHGQARWITRIRCRPDRVAPLADALTRRPDIAYVGLASGGSEIICMIHSPVDAPRDDILLRQLPKAASVLDVSIDLLIRHFGTVGTSEWSGYGGHLTPDQVARLTADRPPAPTGALQPPAAEDTPLLEALAEDGRTTHTRLAELTGWSKARVTRRLDALESSGALSYDVDLLPERLGHHLNATLWLRVAPAHLHGVGEELAGHDEVAFAGAMSGDHNIMVVANCRDTEDFYRYLTTRVATVPGIDAYSVSIRVRRLKQAASLIAHGRLVPPGPA, encoded by the coding sequence ATGCCCGACGAGATCGACAGGAAAATCCTCCGCGCCCTGCACTACTCCCCCCGCGCCTCCTTCCGGCTCATCGGCGAGGTCGCCGGAGTCTCGGAGCAGACCGCCGCCCGCCGCTACCAGGCCCTGCGGCGCGAGGGCGTGATGCGGGTGATCGGCCTGATCAACCCGGAGGCGCACGGCCAGGCCCGCTGGATCACCCGTATCCGCTGCCGTCCCGACCGTGTCGCCCCGCTGGCGGACGCCCTCACTCGTCGGCCCGACATCGCCTACGTCGGTCTCGCCTCCGGTGGCTCCGAGATCATCTGCATGATCCACTCACCGGTCGACGCTCCTCGCGACGACATCCTGCTCCGGCAGTTGCCCAAGGCGGCCTCCGTGCTGGACGTCAGCATCGACCTGCTGATCCGCCACTTCGGCACGGTCGGCACCTCCGAATGGTCCGGATACGGCGGCCATCTCACCCCCGACCAGGTGGCCCGGCTCACCGCTGACCGGCCGCCCGCGCCCACCGGCGCCCTCCAGCCGCCGGCCGCCGAGGACACCCCGCTCCTCGAAGCCCTCGCCGAGGACGGCCGTACCACCCACACCCGGCTCGCCGAGCTCACCGGCTGGTCGAAAGCGCGCGTCACCCGCCGGCTCGACGCACTGGAGTCCTCGGGAGCCCTCTCCTACGACGTCGACCTCCTCCCCGAGCGTCTGGGCCACCACCTCAACGCCACCCTCTGGTTGCGGGTGGCCCCGGCCCATCTCCACGGTGTCGGCGAGGAGTTGGCCGGACACGACGAGGTGGCCTTCGCCGGCGCCATGAGCGGCGACCACAACATCATGGTCGTCGCCAACTGCCGTGACACGGAGGACTTCTACCGCTACCTCACGACACGCGTGGCGACCGTCCCCGGCATCGACGCCTACAGCGTCAGCATCCGCGTCCGCCGCCTCAAACAGGCCGCGTCCCTCATCGCCCACGGCAGGCTGGTCCCTCCCGGCCCGGCGTGA